TGTAAccgtttgtttatatatatatagaaaattcaCCGGGTGAccccctttacccaaaaaaaaaaattaaaagaaaagttGAAATACGAACATGACAAGTTATTAAATGTAATAATTGGATTTGATTTCGGGTGAATTATAATAACTGTTGTTGGTGCCGTTACAGGTTACATTGGTTCGGTATCTTTTTTAGACAATGTATTAGAAGTAGTCAAGAAGCTTCGGTCCATTAATCCTGCACTTACATACGGTGAGTGCGACAATTGATAGTTTAAGTTACAAATGTCAGATTATCTAATTTACTGTTTTCCTTCATAAAGCAATTTAAACTAATTTATATATACTTTGTGTATATACTATTGTGTGGCTTGTCAGTTTGTGATCCAGTGATGGGCGATCAAGGAAAGCTGTATGTTCCTCCAGAATTGGTTTCTGTATATCGTGAAAAGGTAACATTATGATACATACCCACTGATTACAACATAAAGCATGTTCACTGTACTAAAGTTTAGCCAAGTTTTTGTTTTTTCAAACTTGGCTGATGAGATATTATCTACTTGTCAATTGAATTTATCACTAAGAACCATAATATTCAAAGCACCTCAAACAGAAAAGACAACATGTATACATGTAAAACAGGTTGTTTCTTGTTGTGTAGGTTGTCCCAGTTGCTACAATGTTGACTCCCAATCAGTTTGAAGCTGAACAATTGACTGGATTCAGGTATTTAAGGCATCCTACTGAGCTTCAAAAAGTTCATACAGTAATAAATTTCAAAAATCATATGTATAAATATTGAAGATAACCATAATCACAATATTAAACGTTAACATAATTGTCTAGAAACATAAATATAATCTTCATTTGTTCAAAAACATTTAAATTCATATTAAAAGTTGACCGATATTGCCTTTGACCAACCTGATAGATTCTGACGGACTAAATCTGATTCTGACCCATTGACCGACATTGACCAATTAATTACTCGGATTTTGGAATATCGGATCGAGAGGTTCAAGAAAAGGATTAATCGGGTACTTTTACAAAAGTGCTAAATAATAATCAGTATTTTCCTTGTTAACTCTGGCTTTATGTTCCTACATAACTTGTATAAATTCGGTATAACAGGGAGGCATTACTAGATGGGGCATGTATGATGTATTTTGATATTCACATTAACCGACACTATTTTTTCTCGAATAAATGGACCAGTAACAGGAATTGAGAGTATAATTAAACACAACTCCTGAAAATGTTTATATAATGTTCGTTTATTTTATGCAGAATTGCATCTGAGCAAGATGGGCGGGAAGCATGCAGGTATCTTCATGCAGCTGGTCCAAAAAAGGTTTTTCTAAAACATTTATATTTGATTTACAATGAcagtttcatcatctttttcttactTTTTGTAACTTTCTATAGCTTTACATGTTATTCATATACGTAGTTTTTTTTATGTTTggccttctttttttttttttttcaggttgTGATAACAAGCATATTCTTAGATGGGAATCTTCTTCTGATTGGAAGTCACGAGAAAGAAAAGGTACACACATTAGAAATCTTTAGCCACTGATTTGTTTTCTATTAGATGCAAAAGCAACTCGATTTCAATTTTCTTACTTTGATCTGACTTTGATTTATAATAGGGTCAATCTCCTGTGCAATTCAAGATTGTGATTCCTAAAATCCCTGCATATTTTACAGTATAACTTTTCTCCTAACCCCTTACAATAACTATAACATTATATATACGTAGTAAATACTCGAATTTATTTCGTGTTCTGACATCTCTCTCCTTATGGTTGCAGGGGACAGGCGACTTGATGACTGCATTGTTACTTGGATGGAGCAATGtaacgactttttttttttttttttttttttttgcaaatgacTTTTTTTTATTGCAAACTGCTGTTTCTAAAATAAACTGTCCTTTTGTCGTGCAGAAATATCCCAATAACCTTGACAAAGCAGCAGAACTTGCGGTATCAAGCTTACAGGTAGGTCACCTTTTCCAACTACATGTATGTACTTGCGGTATCAAGCTTGCGGATTTTGAGTACATGTTATATTGTTACAGGCAGTTTTGAGTCGAACATTGAAGGATTATGAGAAGGCGGGGTATGATACGCAAACAAGCAGCTTGGAGATTAGATTGATTCAGAGTCAAGATGATATGAGAAACCCAGATATTAAATATAGTTCTCAGCTATATGATGATTAATTTGTTGTACAATTATGTTTCGTATGATCATAGTACCTTAAACTTATCTATTATAGGGTATATTTCTGTAATGAATTTTAGCTACTTCATATCATATCAAACTACTGGTATTTTTCAGATGGTTTATATTTGAATTAGTGCTATATTTTCATATTTTACCACAAATATAGGTTTAAAATGCATTATATTTTATGTCAAATTTCAACAAATTAAGCTGTTTTTGTGAATGGATTTAACTGGGCGTTTAAGGAACTTATGGGTTTACTGGGTTGTTCACATACAATAAGATTATTTGTAGTGGTTGGAGGAGTTTAGGGCTGTGCTTATCAGCTTTTTTATGCACATTTGTAAGTTGTTTTTTGTAAGGATTTATTTTGTTGCTTATTCTAAGTTTTGATGCTGGCGAGCTACTGTCAATTTAGATGCCGAAATAGTGGGATGAGAAGGTATGGTCCGTGGTAAAGAAAGACTGGATTGGAAGGTTAAATTAGTCACTTTATATTAGTgggtttattatattatatatggatataaaATGGGAGGTACATTACCTCATTTTTGTCATAAACCATAAAATAATTTATTTGATACTCCGTATTACCTTTCTTAAATGACTATTTGAGCAACTTATACTGTATTAGTTTATGGTAGAATGGTAAAAATAATTACGAGTATTTCAGTCTGGTATGAAAAAAATTGGTGGTATATGAACGTGAAAAGCGTATAGATAGCTCTCTAGCAATATTATGGGCCTTAGGCCATACAATAAATGGGCTAATACAATACGGAGTATTAAATAATTGGCTAATTATATAGCGTCTCTTAGGTCCGTTAACATTAACATAAACGATGGGGTGTTTTTAACTCAGCTCGCTTTTAAAGTTTTGATGATGGAGATCTGGTTTAGATCCGAGGACGGAGTTTGTTTTTTGTGGTTTGACTTCTCTTCGACGGCTGGCTTTCATCACGGTTGCTGGTTTTGTTATATTTTTGTTGCAGTGGCGGTCGACATTCTCCTGACCGTCTCGGCCTTTTTGTTTGTTTAGTAATTTTGTGTAGTATAGCCGGTATAGTAGTTTCCTCTGTTATAGCTTTAGTTGTTGTTATGTTCTTGGTTAAACGCTTTTTTCTTATTCAGTTGGTGAATTTTGATTTTTAGCTGGTGCTCGGTTTCGACTCTATTGTATCGGTTGTACGAGTTGATCTCCGGATCCGTTTATTAATGTTATCGTTTTTTTCCAAAAAGAAAAAAAGATAAAGATAATAAATATAAATCTAAATATCTACTGCTGCCTTTTTCTTATTGGCCAATGGAGATTTCACAAGATATATATCAACGacttaaaactctattatcaactactTATGACTATACAAATACATGAGTTCTTGACAACAATTTTATATCTACTTCTCTACTATATCTCTGATTTAATTTCTTCATCATAAACTAATTAATTACCAATGGCTGAAACCATTGCTTATGATCTGGTTAATGCCGTTTTTCAGAAATTGGCTTCGGAAGCATTCAAGAAAATTGCTCGATCTCAAGGAATTCAATCCGAGCTCAACAACCTGAAGAGGAGTTTGTTACAGATCCAAAATGTTCTTAATGATGCTTCTCAAAAAGAAGTAACTGATGAATCTGTTAAAGAGTGGTTAAATAGTCTCCAACATTTGGCTTACGATATTGATGACGTACTCGATGGTATAGCAACCGAAGCTTTGCAGCATGAGTTCAACCAACAAGATTCTGTTGCCACCACCAGCATGGTAAGAAAACTCATCCCAACTTGTTGCACAAATTTTAGATTAGCTGAGAGGGTGAGTCCCAAGTTAGATACTATTAACAACAAGTTGAAAGAATTAGTTAAGGAAA
This genomic window from Rutidosis leptorrhynchoides isolate AG116_Rl617_1_P2 chromosome 2, CSIRO_AGI_Rlap_v1, whole genome shotgun sequence contains:
- the LOC139889054 gene encoding pyridoxal kinase-like, producing the protein MAPPILSLALPSETGRVLSIQSHTVQGYVGNKSAVFPLQLLGYDVDPIMSVQFSNHTGYPTFKGQVLNGKQLSELIEGLEANNLLYYTHLLTGYIGSVSFLDNVLEVVKKLRSINPALTYVCDPVMGDQGKLYVPPELVSVYREKVVPVATMLTPNQFEAEQLTGFRYLRHPTELQKVHTGGITRWGMYDVF
- the LOC139889055 gene encoding pyridoxal kinase-like, coding for MDQIASEQDGREACRYLHAAGPKKVVITSIFLDGNLLLIGSHEKEKGQSPVQFKIVIPKIPAYFTGTGDLMTALLLGWSNKYPNNLDKAAELAVSSLQAVLSRTLKDYEKAGYDTQTSSLEIRLIQSQDDMRNPDIKYSSQLYDD